In the genome of Mycosarcoma maydis chromosome 21, whole genome shotgun sequence, one region contains:
- a CDS encoding glutamate decarboxylase GAD1 (related to GAD1 - glutamate decarboxylase) has product MSLSQHIDPEELIEQAADHPILGLLEHPAGKHARAYHSGAHAGRYVTEPIPKYKIPQKGTDAEATYELLSSELSLDGKPTLNLASFVHTWMPKEATKLMSETMMVNLCDQDEYPATMSFHNRAVSMLADLWKAPTEKDENGKRKPAMGVATTGSSEAIMLACLAAKKRWQHRMKAQGKSFKEPGPNMVFGSNAQVAIEKFARYFDVEERLVPVSHESRYCLDINKAIEMVDENTICVVVILGSTYTGHYEDVEGMSKLLDEYESKTGISIPIHVDGASGAMVAPFATPELKWSFEIARVASINTSGHKFGMVYPGLGWVLFRDNEQVPKELIFELHYLGSVEYSFGLNFSRPAHPVIGQLFNFINLGFEGYRRVMQSDLQNARLLSRALENSGLYQVLSEIHKPVSSPSAATGAAALIQQAGSKLTSSTQSHEQLNQHSAEMYRPGLPVVSFRWSEDFRKRNPNLEQRWMQTLLRAKGWIVPNYNLSPDLEHIDILRVVVRENLSETMIEQLVYDIITITQSLEKQANDGGFRHLAELTSSKHDDSTAAKDAEKSTGHHNAAHDKHRGGLPKDSGVQAKGYAKQC; this is encoded by the exons ATGTCTCTCAGCCAGCACATCGACCCCGAGgagctcatcgagcagGCGGCGGACCACCCGATTCTAGGCCTGCTCGAGCATCCGGCGGGCAAGCATGCACGTGCGTACCACTCTGGCGCGCACGCAGGTCGTTACGTCACGGAACCTATCCCCAAGTACAAGATTCCTCAGAAAGGTACCGATGCCGAAGCCACTTATGAG CTTCTCTCGTCCGAGCTTAGCCTGGACGGCAAACCCACGCTGAACTTGGCCTCGTTCGTTCACACGTGGATGCCCAAAGAAGCTACCAAACTCATGTCGGAAACCATGATGGTTAACCTGTGTGACCAGGATGAGTATCCAGCCACCATGTCTTTTCATAATCGCGCGGTATCGATGCTTGCTGATCTGTGGAAGGCGCCCACGGAGAAGGATGAAAACGGCAAGCGAAAGCCGGCGATGGGTGTTGCTACTACGGGTTCGTCCGAGGCGATTATGCTCGCGTGCCTcgccgccaagaagcgctggCAACACAGGATGAAGGCGCAGGGCAAGTCGTTCAAGGAACCTGGTCCCAACATGGTATTCGGCTCTAACGCGCAGGTGGCCATCGAGAAGTTCGCACGCTACTTTGACGTCGAAGAGCGTCTGGTTCCAGTGAGCCACGAGTCGCGCTACTGCCTAGACATCAACAAAGccatcgagatggtggacGAAAACACGATCTGCGTAGTCGTCATTCTGGGCTCCACCTACACGGGCCACTACGAAGACGTCGAGGGTatgagcaagctgctggaCGAGTACGAGAGCAAAACTGGCATCTCGATCCCGATCCATGTCGACGGTGCATCTGGTGCCATGGTCGCGCCGTTCGCTACACCGGAGCTCAAGTGGAGCTTCGAAATTGCGCGCGTAGCCAGCATCAACACGTCTGGTCACAAGTTCGGCATGGTCTACCCTGGCCTTGGCTGGGTGCTGTTCAGGGATAACGAGCAGGTGCCCAAGGAGCTCATCTTTGAACTGCACTACCTCGGCTCAGTCGAGTACTCGTTCGGTCTCAACTTCTCGCGTCCTGCACACCCGGTTATTGGACAGCTGTTCAACTTTATCAATCTCGGCTTTGAAGGCTATCGACGCGTGATGCAGTCTGACCTGCAGAATGCACGACTTCTCTCTCGAGCGCTTGAAAACTCTGGGCTCTACCAGGTCTTGTCTGAGATTCACAAGCCCGTGTCTAGCCCATCCGCTGCTactggcgctgctgcgctgatCCAACAGGCCGGATCCAAACTTACGTCATCTACGCAGAGCCATGAACAGCTCAATCAACACTCGGCTGAGATGTACCGACCCGGTCTGCCCGTTGTCTCGTTCCGCTGGTCCGAAGACTTCCGCAAACGTAACCCAAATCTCGAACAACGCTGGATGCAAACCCTTCTGCGCGCCAAAGGCTGGATCGTCCCCAACTACAACCTCTCCCCTGACCTTGAACACATCGACATCCTCCGCGTAGTCGTCAGGGAAAATCTCAGCGAGACTATGATCGAGCAACTCGTCTACGACATTATCACCATCACACAGAGTCTCGAGAAACAGGCCAACGACGGCGGTTTCAGACatctcgccgagctcacCAGCTCCAAGCATGACGATTCTACCGCTGCCAAGGACGCCGAAAAGAGCACAGGCCACCACAACGCTGCTCACGACAAGCACAGAGGCGGTCTGCCAAAAGATAGCGGTGTACAGGCAAAAGGTTACGCCAAGCAGTGTTGA
- a CDS encoding uncharacterized protein (related to MET12 - methylenetetrahydrofolate reductase): MASDSAALSASLHGATASPSDPAHIATKIQAALTRDAPFWSFEFFPPKTSQGLANLYNRIARMHVNLEPSWIHVTWGAGGTTGGKSLELAGRIQKGKLDPDVELVQTEINHIGSGTQQHIENVKGGQEWEQERADPCDVCLHLTCTNVEKSSLDQTLDTAKRLGIKNILALRGDPPRGEEYWIAADKRFQHATDLVRYIRQRHGNYFCIGVAGYPEGHADYVDRDVNRDLRYLKDKQDAGAQYIITQLFYDVDRFLEWYRDCREIGITIPILPGIMPIQNYSSFRRMTNLCKVQVPQLILDALEPIKSDDAAVKEYGVSLSIHMVGRIFLETDVRGFHLCSLNLEKSIERILEGLGWKTDVGAQQESDARLRGIPAHLHLENTKNQMLSDRTGTNTPKDFKVTTQEALARTLARTSSSYQVPETSTWDEFPNGRYGDSRSPAFGEMDGYGVSLKVPPQDALRIWGHPVSLTDISRIFGFYLEEKISCIPWCDAPLMNETLQIRDHLLTLNRLAENASQSAGKGWWSVGSQPAVDGAPSTDPIVGFGPPGGFVFQKSFVELFVSSSDKDRLVARIDALGASAPITYFAGNAKGDFQSNLGDEEANTVTWAVFPGKEIVQSTIIERQSFEAWREEAFEIWAEWSLLFPKKSASRQLIDEIREARWLVTVVHHDYKDKEALWQFLAE, from the coding sequence ATGGCTTCCGACTCAGCTGCGCTGTCGGCATCTCTGCATGGCGCCACTGCCTCTCCAAGCGATCCAGCACACATTGCCACCAAGATTCAGGCAGCTTTGACGCGAGATGCCCCCTTCTGGTCGTTCGAGTTCTTCCCGCCCAAGACCAGTCAAGGTCTTGCCAATCTCTACAATCGTATCGCGCGCATGCATGTCAACCTTGAACCAAGCTGGATTCACGTCACATGGGGCGCAGGCGGTACCACGGGAGGCAAGTCGCTCGAGCTAGCCGGCAGGATACAAAaaggcaagctcgatccgGACGTCGAACTTGTGCAGACCGAGATCAACCACATTGGCTCCGGAACGCAACAGCACATCGAAAATGTCAAGGGCGGCCAAGAGTGGGAACAGGAGCGGGCTGATCCGTGTGATGTCTGTCTTCACCTTACCTGCACCAACGTCGAGAAGAGTAGCTTGGACCAGACGCTCGATACGGCGAAGCGCTTGGGCATCAAGAACATTCTCGCACTGCGTGGAGACCCGCCACGCGGAGAAGAGTACTGGATCGCAGCAGACAAGCGCTTCCAGCATGCCACCGATCTCGTTCGGTACATCCGCCAGCGCCACGGCAACTACTTTTGCATCGGGGTAGCCGGCTATCCCGAGGGTCACGCTGATTatgtcgatcgagacgTGAACCGCGACCTTCGCTACCTCAAGGACAAGCAAGATGCAGGCGCACAGTACATCATCACCCAACTCTTTTACGACGTCGACCGATTCCTCGAATGGTACAGGGACTGCCGCGAGATCGGCATCACGATCCCTATCTTGCCTGGAATCATGCCGATTCAGAACTACTCGAGCTTCCGACGCATGACCAACCTCTGCAAAGTGCAAGTGCCCCaactcatcctcgacgccCTCGAGCCCATCAAGAGCGATGACGCTGCGGTCAAAGAGTACGGCGTCTCGCTCAGCATTCACATGGTCGGGCGCATCTTCCTTGAAACTGACGTTCGCGGTTTCCACCTTTGCTCGCTCAACCTGGAAAAGAGCATAGAGCGTATTCTCGAAGGCCTCGGCTGGAAGACGGATGTGGGAGCGCAGCAAGAATCCGATGCCCGCCTCCGGGGTATCCCCGctcatctgcatctcgagAACACCAAGAACCAGATGCTTTCCGATCGTACCGGTACCAACACGCCCAAAGACTTTAAGGTCACCACACAAGAAGCACTTGCACGCACCTTGGCAAGAACGTCGAGCTCATACCAAGTTCCTGAAACAAGCACGTGGGACGAATTTCCTAATGGACGATACGGTGATTCTCGCAGTCCCGCATTCGGTGAAATGGACGGATATGGCGTCAGTCTCAAGGTTCCACCTCAAGACGCGCTGCGTATTTGGGGTCATCCGGTGAGCCTGACCGACATTTCCAGAATATTTGGTTTTTATCTGGAAGAGAAGATCTCGTGCATACCATGGTGCGATGCGCCTCTGATGAACGAAACACTGCAAATTCGCGATCATCTGCTCACATTGAACCGTCTCGCTGAGAATGCGTCGCAGTCGGCGGGTAAGGGGTGGTGGTCCGTTGGCTCGCAACCGGCAGTGGATGGCGCACCTTCTACCGACCCGATCGTCGGATTTGGTCCACCTGGCGGCTTCGTTTTCCAGAAATCGtttgtcgagctcttcgtGTCGTCATCGGACAAAGACCGCCTCGTtgctcgcatcgacgctctgGGAGCTAGTGCGCCGATCACCTATTTCGCAGGCAATGCCAAGGGAGATTTTCAGTCGAACCTCGGCGATGAAGAAGCCAACACGGTCACATGGGCAGTCTTTCCAGGCAAGGAGATCGTCCAATCCACCATTATCGAAAGGCAGAGCTTCGAAGCGTGGAGGGAGGAAGCGTTTGAAATCTGGGCGGAATGGTCGCTGCTCTTCCCGAAAAAGTCGGCAAGCAGACAgctgatcgacgagatcagGGAGGCAAGATGGCTGGTCACTGTTGTGCATCATGATTACAAAGACAAGGAAGCGCTGTGGCAATTTTTGGCCGAGTAG
- a CDS encoding putative chaperonin containing TCP-1 complex subunit CCT3, producing MSGQQPVFVMNTGPERQTGRKAQISNITAAKTVADVIRTCLGPKAMLKMILDPMGGILLTNDGNAILREVEVAHPAAKSMIELSRTQDEEVGDGTTSVIILAGEILAQSLPQLERSIHPVVIISAFKKALARALEIVEEISVPVDVTNDKDMLALIKTSIGTKFVSRWSEQMCKLALKAVRTVAMVDSTAGSSASSDPSKTVDIKRYARVEKVPGGTIEDCRVLDGVMLNKDVTHPKMRRRIENPRIILLDCPLEYKKGESQTNIEITREEDWNKILEIEEQQIQAMCEKIIEFQPDLVFTEKGVSDLAQHYLLKANITCIRRVRKTDNNRIARATGATIVNRVDDLRDADVGTRCGLFHIEKLGDEYFTFLEECKEPKACTILLRGPSKDILNEIDRNLADAMAVARNVVFNPLLAPGGGATEMAIAYGLSEYAKELEGVEVGPIRAVSDAMEVIPRTLIQNCGGNAIKTLTTLRAKHANGQHSYGVDGETGKVVEMKEYGLYESAAVKIQTLKTAIESASLLLRVDDVVSAKRARQPGGGAAPGVQAPDAGIPEDAAPDMPQM from the coding sequence ATGTCGGGACAGCAACCCGTGTTCGTCATGAACACCGGTCCAGAGCGACAGACCGGACGTAAAGCTCAGATTTCCAACATTACCGCTGCCAAGACCGTCGCCGATGTTATTCGAACCTGTCTCGGTCCCAAGGCCATGCTCAAAATGATCCTCGATCCCATGGGCGGTATCTTGCTCACCAACGACGGCAACGCCATCCTGCGTGAAGTTGAGGTCGCTCACCCCGCTGCCAAGTCCATGATCGAGCTCAGCCGCACCCAGGATGAAGAGGTAGGTGACGGCACCACCAGTGTCATCATTCTGGCTGGTGAGATTCTCGCGCAATCCTTGCCTCAGCTCGAACGAAGTATCCATcccgtcgtcatcatctcggCATTCAAAAAGGCGCTCGCAAGAGCACTCGAAATCGTAGAGGAGATCTCTGTGCCTGTCGATGTCACCAACGACAAGGATATGCTTGCGCTCATCAAGACTTCCATCGGCACTAAGTTTGTCTCGAGATGGTCCGAGCAGATGTGCAAGCTCGCGCTCAAAGCCGTCCGCACCGTAGCCATGGTCGACTCCACCGCTGGCTCttcggcgagcagcgatCCTAGCAAAACGGTCGATATCAAGCGCTACGCTCGTGTTGAAAAGGTGCCCGGCGGAACTATCGAAGATTGCCGAGTTCTGGACGGTGTCATGCTCAACAAGGATGTCACGCATCCCAAGATGAGGAGACGCATCGAGAATCCACGAATCATTCTGCTCGACTGCCCGCTTGAGTACAAAAAGGGCGAATCGCAGACCAACATTGAAATCACACGCGAGGAAGACTGGAACAAGATcctcgagatcgaagagcagcagatccAAGCCATGTGCGAAAAGATTATCGAGTTTCAACCGGATCTCGTCTTTACCGAGAAGGGTGTTTCCGATCTGGCGCAACACTACCTGCTCAAAGCTAACATCACGTGCATTCGACGCGTGCGCAAGACGGACAACAACCGTATCGCTCGTGCTACGGGCGCTACGATTGTCAACAGGGTCGATGATCTGCGCGATGCGGATGTGGGGACTCGATGTGGGCTCTTCCACATTGAAAAGCTCGGCGACGAGTACTTTACCTTTTTGGAAGAGTGCAAGGAGCCCAAGGCGTGTACAATCCTGCTGCGTGGGCCGAGCAAGGACATTTTGAACGAGATCGATCGCAACTTGGCTGATGCGATGGCTGTGGCGCGTAATGTGGTGTTCAATCCACTGTTGGCACCCGGAGGAGGAGCTACCGAGATGGCGATTGCGTATGGGCTGTCCGAGTAtgccaaggagctcgaagGCGTTGAGGTGGGGCCCATCCGTGCGGTTTCGGATGCTATGGAGGTGATTCCACGTACGCTTATTCAGAACTGCGGTGGTAACGCGATCAAGACACTCACCACGCTGCGCGCCAAGCACGCAAACGGCCAGCACTCGTacggcgtcgatggcgaaACGGGCAAGGTGGTAGAGATGAAAGAGTACGGCTTGTACGAATCGGCCGCCGTGAAAATTCAGACGCTCAAGACCGCGATCGAGTCAGCctcgttgctgctcagaGTCGACGATGTCGTTTCCGCCAAGAGGGCAAGACAGCCCGGAGGCGGCGCTGCTCCAGGCGTCCAAGCTCCCGACGCCGGCATCCCCGAAGACGCCGCCCCCGACATGCCCCAGATGTAA
- a CDS encoding rRNA (cytosine-C5-)-methyltransferase RCM1 — protein sequence MADFYVRSAQALDQVLGDECSVKAAAGAHADSGRVLAIVINSLAYRSALMHAIDECRVAKLEERIFTLAATPARARASSVKDKNKPGKQQGKKAAGKYPSKQALLLVLCHDLLFQARGIQASKTWPPKLTLERYRPSLHSALVKLQIRLGKSRIQDLRSGALYEQMTARIPRWIRINPLRATRDQVLQWLSDNRYTQVDVRDDEIGGIKQFAESTHVAGLLAFHPKATSALLKSEMYRENWIVMQDLASCFPAYILDPPAGSSVIDATSAPGNKTSHLSAIMHSKSGSTRENGRIDAFERDAARYKTLVKRLDAVGALALPRPQPTQHGNVTAHRRDFLTTNPDDFPNVTHMLLDPSCSGSGIVNRLDFLKEDDDVEHDPLDADALDSDTTTKLARRLRQLSEFQQLMIRHAFKFPALRKVVYSTCSVHAQENELVVINALQTHEAQSRGWKLAPRKHVIPTWPVRGDTDACTGKHHVAESVIRCIPGGKGEGDKPNVESCNGFFVACFIRDDQIQHDEQETAANKRPFQEQDDVDDDGQAEDEAQEPQQQQQQQQQQPQSKNANAAANRKKKLQKRRKKQRLEFQQQQL from the coding sequence ATGGCGGACTTTTATGTTCGGTCGGCTCAAGCGCTTGACCAGGTGCTTGGGGATGAGTGTTCGgtgaaagcagcagctgggGCGCATGCTGATTCGGGGCGGGTGTTGGCGATCGTGATCAACTCGTTGGCGTATCGAAGTGCACTTATGCACGCAATCGATGAGTGCCGGGTGGCGAAGCTCGAGGAACGCATTTTTACGCTTGCTGCTACtcctgctcgtgctcgtgcgTCGAGTGTCAAAgacaagaacaagccaGGCAAACAGCAAGGTAAGAAGGCGGCTGGCAAGTATCCTAGCAAGCAAGCACTTTTGCTGGTTCTGTGCCACGATCTGCTGTTTCAAGCGCGAGGCATTcaggcgagcaagacgtGGCCACCCAAGCTCACACTCGAGCGGTATCGACCTTCGCTTCACAGCGCGTTGGTCAAACTTCAGATCCGACTCGGCAAATCGCGGATACAGGACCTGCGTTCTGGCGCGCTGTACGAGCAGATGACCGCACGCATCCCGCGATGGATTCGCATCAACCCGCTACGCGCAACTCGCGACCAAGTGTTGCAGTGGCTCTCGGACAACCGCTACACGCAGGTGGATGTGCGAGATGACGAGATCGGCGGTATCAAACAGTTTGCCGAGTCAACTCATGTTGCTGGATTGCTCGCGTTTCATCCGAAAGCTACCAGTGCTCTGCTGAAAAGCGAAATGTACCGCGAAAACTGGATCGTGATGCAAGACctggcgagctgcttccCGGCCTACATCCTGGATCCGCCTGCGGGCAGTAGTGTGATTGACGCTACCAGTGCTCCGGGCAACAAGACAAGCCATCTTTCTGCCATCATGCATTCCAAATCTGGCTCGACAAGAGAAAACGGCCGTATTGATGCGTTTGAACGAGACGCGGCCCGATACAAAACGCTCGTCAAACGACTCGATGCAGTGGGTGCGCTTGCATTGCCTCGGCCACAGCCAACACAGCACGGAAACGTAACTGCACACAGAAGAGACTTTCTCACAACCAACCCGGACGACTTTCCGAATGTAACGCACATGCTGCTCGATCCCAGTTGCAGCGGTAGTGGCATCGTCAACCGTCTCGACTTTCTCaaagaagacgatgatgtCGAACACGATCCCCTAGACGCCGATGCTCTCGATTCcgacaccaccaccaagctcgccagACGGCTTCGACAGCTCTCGGAATTCCAGCAACTCATGATTCGACATGCTTTCAAATTCCCCGCGCTGCGAAAGGTGGTGTACAGCACCTGCAGCGTGCATGCGCAAGAGAACGAGCTGGTGGTCATCAACGCACTACAGACGCATGAGGCACAAAGCCGAGGTTGGAAATTAGCACCACGCAAACACGTGATCCCAACTTGGCCGGTCAGAGGCGATACCGACGCGTGTACAGGCAAACACCATGTGGCGGAGAGTGTGATTCGGTGCATACCTGGAGGTAAAGGGGAAGGCGACAAGCCGAATGTCGAAAGCTGCAACGGCTTTTTCGTCGCCTGCTTTATTCGAGACGACCAAATCCAAcatgacgagcaagagacTGCTGCAAACAAGAGGCCTTTCCAGGAGCAAGAtgacgtcgatgacgacggaCAGGCGGAGGACGAAGCGCAagagccgcagcagcagcagcagcagcagcagcagcaaccacagTCAAAGAACGCCAACGCAGCCGCCAACCGAAAGAAAAAGCTACAGAAACGACGCAAGAAGCAGCGTCTTGAAtttcaacagcaacagtTGTAA
- a CDS encoding putative inorganic diphosphatase IPP1 yields the protein MPSPVSASATSSIRRLSQTARQLSNGISLIRTMASAQDFKTRAVGAPNTLDYRVYLENTKTGVPASPFHDVPLFADESKTILNMIVEIPRWTNAKVEISKEENFNPFKQDTKKGKLRFVRNCFPHKGYIWNYGAFPQTWEDPHHTHPDTKAKGDNDPLDVCEIGEQVGYTGQIKQVKVLGVMALLDEGETDWKVIVIDINDPLASKLNDIEDVERHLPGLIRATNEWFRIYKIPDGKPENQFAFSGEAKNRKYATEIVHECNEAWKRLINGQADAGEISLTNSAVQGSRAFVSAQDNAVASVPQANPQPAAPIDASIDKWFYISSSSN from the coding sequence ATGCCGTCGCCCGTTAGCGCAAGTGCTACTTCATCGATCCGTAGACTATCTCAAACCGCACGTCAGCTGTCCAACGGTATCTCTTTGATTCGCACCATGGCTTCCGCCCAGGACTTCAAGACTCGTGCTGTTGGCGCGcccaacacgctcgactATCGTGTCTACCTCGAGAACACCAAGACCGGTGTGCCTGCGTCGCCGTTCCACGATGTGCCGCTGTTCGCCGAtgagagcaagacgatcctCAACATGATTGTCGAGATCCCCCGATGGACCAACGCCAAGGTGGAGATCAGCAAGGAGGAGAACTTCAACCCGTTCAAGCAGGACaccaagaagggcaagtTGCGCTTTGTTCGCAACTGCTTCCCGCACAAGGGCTACATCTGGAACTACGGTGCCTTTCCTCAGACTTGGGAGGACCCGCACCACACTCACCCGGACACCAAGGCCAAGGGTGACAATGACCCGCTCGACGTCTGCGAGATCGGCGAGCAGGTCGGTTACACGGGTCAGATCAAGCAGGTCAAGGTACTCGGTGTCATGGctctgctcgacgagggTGAGACCGACTGGAAGGtgatcgtgattgacaTCAACGACCCGCTCGCCAGCAAACTCAACGACATCGAAGACGTCGAGCGTCACCTCCCCGGTCTGATCCGGGCCACCAACGAGTGGTTCCGCATCTACAAGATCCCCGATGGAAAGCCCGAGAACCAGTTTGCCTTCTCCGGCGAGGCCAAGAACCGCAAGTACGCCACCGAAATCGTGCACGAGTGCAACGAGGCCTGGAAGAGGCTCATCAATGGCCAGGCAGATGCCGGCGAGATCAGCTTGACCAACTCGGCCGTCCAGGGCTCCAGGGCTTTCGTCAGCGCTCAGGACAACGCCGTGGCTAGTGTGCCCCAGGCCAACCCGCAACCGGCTGCTCCTATCGATGCTAGCATTGACAAGTGGTTCTAcatctcgagctcctccAACTAA